The Congregibacter litoralis KT71 genome contains a region encoding:
- a CDS encoding NrsF family protein, protein MDRSTNSLIEQMADELEPVRPLKIRDGILLVVAAVAVTVLGVAFGPGLWSGLLSGKASMFFVVTNGLLLILGCAAASSVIQMANPRVGNQHDGPRWASLMVAVLPAAAFLALLGHEHPMGPLTDTHGLKCFASAMLASTITAVALFLWLRRGAPVAPATAGLHLGIAATALGSAAYGLACPLDGAIHLGLWHVAPVLLGALLGRYLLPALLRW, encoded by the coding sequence ATGGATCGCTCTACCAATTCCCTGATTGAACAAATGGCTGATGAACTGGAGCCCGTAAGACCCCTGAAGATCCGCGACGGTATCCTGCTGGTCGTCGCCGCCGTCGCAGTCACGGTGCTTGGCGTCGCCTTCGGGCCCGGGCTCTGGAGCGGTCTCCTCAGCGGTAAGGCGTCGATGTTCTTCGTGGTGACCAACGGCCTCCTCCTGATTTTAGGCTGCGCCGCCGCCAGCAGCGTCATTCAAATGGCCAATCCACGCGTGGGCAATCAGCATGACGGCCCCCGATGGGCCTCATTGATGGTCGCGGTACTACCCGCCGCTGCTTTTCTTGCGCTGTTGGGACACGAGCATCCCATGGGGCCCCTCACCGATACCCACGGACTCAAATGCTTTGCTTCGGCGATGCTCGCCTCGACCATCACGGCAGTAGCGCTCTTTCTGTGGCTGCGTCGCGGGGCACCGGTAGCGCCGGCGACCGCCGGACTGCATCTGGGCATTGCCGCAACCGCCTTGGGCTCAGCGGCTTATGGCCTGGCCTGTCCCTTGGACGGTGCTATTCATCTGGGCCTATGGCATGTGGCGCCTGTGCTGTTGGGCGCTTTGCTTGGCCGCTATCTCTTGCCCGCACTACTGCGTTGGTAG
- a CDS encoding ERAP1-like C-terminal domain-containing protein → MAVDVIADSYLELAGFPLITFGDDGVVSQTRFHNPGVELPEQRWQIPVATRYRNKESGDITESVFALTGQSVVLPEYSKAEWILPGAGGDGYYVWHTGDRRYKALLENLDALSAREKAAVFANSNQLLQGDIIGIDQHLQLLGGLLADDSMTLALSAVNGLRGIAGMYFQTELQSELKAYITRALTPWYEKLGTETRADDSDSARDLRPRVLRTLAEFGDKPELVAQMSKLAEQYLTKPESVDQRLGQEALRIAALFNGDEAMAKRYIRAYRETDNANLRSNLAFAMYFRDQAAMNSVLASLAKGDIQSGDVSLVIMGLFYASVDQRTLYQEFDAYFDNLAAKIPEFYRPTMPAFTSTGCNSENVALREAFYAGRDSSMNTQLRKSQESAQNCIATAERGYAAMAEFLKGP, encoded by the coding sequence GTGGCCGTGGACGTCATCGCTGATTCTTACCTGGAGCTTGCGGGATTTCCGCTGATCACCTTTGGTGATGATGGCGTGGTCAGTCAGACCCGCTTTCACAACCCCGGCGTTGAATTGCCCGAGCAACGTTGGCAAATCCCCGTCGCTACGCGGTATCGCAATAAAGAGAGCGGTGATATCACCGAGTCCGTGTTCGCCTTGACGGGCCAAAGTGTGGTGCTGCCCGAGTACAGCAAGGCTGAATGGATTTTGCCGGGCGCGGGGGGAGACGGCTACTACGTCTGGCACACCGGTGACCGGCGCTATAAGGCCCTTCTGGAGAATCTGGATGCCCTGAGCGCGCGCGAAAAGGCGGCGGTTTTTGCCAACAGTAACCAGCTACTCCAGGGCGATATCATCGGCATTGATCAGCATTTGCAGCTCCTCGGTGGCCTGCTTGCTGATGACAGTATGACTTTGGCTCTGAGCGCGGTGAATGGATTGCGTGGCATTGCCGGGATGTATTTTCAAACAGAGCTGCAGTCAGAGCTCAAAGCCTATATTACTCGGGCACTGACTCCCTGGTATGAAAAACTGGGCACGGAAACCCGCGCCGACGACAGTGATAGTGCGCGGGACCTTCGGCCTCGCGTGTTGCGTACCCTCGCGGAGTTTGGCGATAAGCCTGAATTGGTGGCCCAGATGTCAAAGCTGGCGGAGCAATACCTCACAAAACCCGAGAGCGTTGATCAGCGATTGGGACAGGAGGCTCTGCGTATTGCTGCACTATTTAACGGTGATGAGGCCATGGCCAAGCGATACATCAGGGCGTACCGCGAAACCGACAACGCCAATCTGCGGAGTAATCTCGCCTTTGCGATGTATTTCCGGGATCAGGCGGCGATGAACAGCGTGCTGGCGTCCCTGGCAAAGGGCGACATTCAATCGGGTGATGTTTCTCTGGTGATCATGGGGCTGTTCTATGCTTCGGTCGATCAGCGCACCCTGTATCAGGAATTTGATGCTTACTTCGATAATCTGGCGGCGAAGATCCCGGAGTTTTATCGACCCACGATGCCGGCATTCACATCGACGGGTTGCAATAGCGAGAACGTCGCTCTTCGAGAAGCCTTCTATGCGGGTCGCGACAGCAGCATGAACACGCAGCTGCGCAAGTCCCAGGAGTCGGCGCAGAACTGTATCGCTACGGCGGAGCGAGGCTATGCGGCTATGGCAGAGTTTTTGAAGGGGCCTTGA